Genomic segment of Arachis stenosperma cultivar V10309 chromosome 4, arast.V10309.gnm1.PFL2, whole genome shotgun sequence:
TTAGACAAGAAAAAACTAGCCGTTAAGTAGCCGTTGCAAGACTAACCGTTGAGAGGTAGCTACTTGCTGCGGACACACTTATAAATATCAACTATAATGATTCAGCAACTCTATTTCAACTCTTGTTTCTCTCTTCaaaagaatattaaaaaatacatcTCAAGATATATATGGCTAGAAATTTTGATGATATATTTAATGAGGCTTTGATTGATAAAAGAAGACAGCAAATAACACTCTTATAGATAATTGGATCGATGAGTGTTTATTCGATGATTCAAAACAAGAAGATATCGATAGAAGCTCTATTCCAACTCCTCGTAGATGGATCAACAGAGATTGAAAAGCATGACATGATCGCCTTTTCCAAGATTACTTTACAGATGAGCTGGTGTATAATGCTGACATTTTTCGATGGAGATTTCGAATGAGAAGACATGTGTTCCTTCGGATAGTAGACGCTCTCTCAAATATCTATTCGTATTTCCAACAGAGGGTCGATGCAATTGGAAAAAGAGGCTTGTCATCACTCCAAAAATGCACTGCTGCGATATGAATGTTACCATATGGCGTAGCAGCTGATGTTGTTGACGATTATGTGCGCATAGGCGAGAGCACTACAATTGAATGCTTGGAAAAATTTGTTGAAGGTGTCATTTCGGTGTTCGAGGATGAATACTTACGAAATCCAAATCCAAATTATGGATGATGCATGCTACAAATGGCAGAAGGTCATGGCTTTCCTAGCATGTTAGGTAGCATTGACTGCATGCATTGGCAATGGAAAAATTGTTTGAAAGCATGGAAAGGTATGTACGTGAGTGGTGATTGAGGGGTTGCAACCATAGTACTTGAGGTTGTACTATCTTCAGACCTTTGGATATGGCATGCGTTCTTTGGAGTTTCTGGTTCAAATAACGATATCAATGTGTTAGACCAATCTCCAGTGTTCGATAATATTCTAAATGACCGTGCTCCAGAGATAAATTATACGATTAATGGTAATAATTATACTATGGGATACTATTTAGCAGATGATATTTATTCTGAATGGGCCAAATTTATCAAATCAATCTCAAAGCCACAAGGAGAGAAACGCAAGTTATTTGCACAATACCAAGGGCAAAGAAAAGATGTGGAGCGAACATTAGGAGTGTTGCAAGCACGCTTTGCAATTATACGTGATCCAGATCGCTTTTGGGAAAAGAAGAAGATTGCAAACATAATAAGAGTTTGTATTATATTGCATAATATGATTGTTGAGGATGAAAGAGACACTTGTGTAGAAAATTTTGCTCAAGACTTAGAGTATGACAATGTCGAAAAAGGCTTATCACAACCTCAGCTGGGGGAGAAAGATTTTGCACCATACCATCAATTTCTCCAAAGAAATGCCCAACTTCGGAATaggtgtaacaccctaccatacagagacttatgcttaagtcataattcagagatggcaaggtattacgacctctaaaataaaaatttagtacgtatagtagtatgaatgattggttATAattaggagcctttgtagaaaaaggggtaaacaaaaatcgcaactcaaaagcgcaacactccgatcggtaacgtaacgaacaaggataactaacgcgagattatatatgcacaaaggagtgtcaaaaacaggaatatcaagactcaaaatccggctgcgaagataaccggtccgagcatagcaatatatacatatgataaaataaggaaaaccccaaaggaaacccaaagggacacaaatacataaaacctattctccaaaaatctcccataagaggagtcatcacagtatgtattatttaatggagataaaagtatctaagcaaaacatataaactaaacagagcccccaagaacaaggaatcttcgcgaatctagaagtctccagcatgcttcagcgggaaacctcacgtcctgcatctgaaaatcacaaaatccgcatgggtgagaaccagaggtccccagcatggtaacagcttccacatatataatacataataatagaggaaagccaaaggcaatcctagtacttcctccagataatatcaaagcttataaacaagctaaaccatataagggcatctgactaaagattcttcaatctaactaatacttccctttccaatttcttcaaacctcccaaccaccagcaggagtatattatagcaaacacaattatatcagacaaagaatatacaaataggagtagttaaggcatttagacagttagcaagtaatatgcagtcaaataggcaatctcaaacaattcacatagtatgcatatgatgaatgcctgtccctagtggccgatgatatcatcttgtcggttatagagccaacccgacaagtcctggtcgctaaccattggactgtccctctgtcgcgcatccccaactcgagttatactcgttataaacttgatcataaacatgatccatatccatcaccctcactggtgaatatttcgggggcgagctcatccgggtctttcacagtgcccggccacacttacgacatagggtcaccagagtatcaagtcacaacctggagcacgtggtggctagccactgctactacccagggaaactcgtatctcagatagtggaagtgcaaatcacaattatcaataattcagcataaacatgcatgaatcctcatccatggatcaacatccatatcagccatccggctcacggttcagtccagaaccagccaatattcatagcatacacagctattccggctcacggttaaatccataaccagccatttcattaacaattacagcctttcggcccatggcataacaagcacttccaccaccatcctccgcgtctcacataatcatcttgatcctcattgatcatccatttttcccttgcttcactcacaagttacctcattcactagcccctttttaatagctaggcatgtcataatgatttaagacataaatggtgagatcggaggcttagaagtatgagatttggtttttaaaactcaaaaatcaactttgggatgaaaacagggccacgcctacgcgcactccacgcgcacgcgtgggtggcctcaaaaactcatcgacgcgcaagcgtcatgcacgctaacgcgtggattacaaatttgccaatcgacgcgcacgcgtcaaccacgcgtacgcgcgggtgttctcgtgccccaggcacaacactggcacagttttggcataactctctggaaaatggctgggcattgggtgcagcacaatcggcgctcccgcgcacatcacgcgcacgcgtggatggcgctttctggaagatcggcgcgtacgcgccaggtgcgcccacacGCAAGGgatcattctgctaaaaattttctaagttaaaagctgcagaattcacaaatttaaccccaatcttccaacggacataacttcctcattttaaatcgtttttcacccgttcttcgaacggcatggacatcccggatccaatttcatttctaaacagatttggcacaaaacagagatccgtagtccaagttatatcccaccaaagtatgcccagaaaccatgtttttcataaaaaccacaaagtgccattttcaaaacaagccatttccaattcttttcaaaatcaatcaaaacatgccaatttcatcccttttctttgaaatcaatcaaaatatatcaaattcaacatcaagcctcctcaactcacacattgacacattaccacaatatacaaaatcactatctcatcattttagcccacttcacccaagtggctcaaactcaaacatattgacatatcatatactattcctcatgccaattctcaacaacatcaCTTCTAATAAAccatcattgtacataatcaatatcatgctcaccatcaacatggttcaacccacaattcaaccataaccaatcatcaagcatatatcacaacatgcatatttctcatacatcataccaccaaggcatcaataatcatcatcacatatatgaccacatcatatatctcaatcattcaacaacatccacaattcaatgcctatcttagggcctctagcctaagtatttcctaccacattacatattagatacgggaaaccgaaaccataccttagccgattttcccaagctccaccggagcacttccaaaccacttatccacaagctctcaaggcctcaacacctccaagaacagatttttcaccaccaaaccctttccaagcttttcaaagtcaccaatcaagctccaatatacacatatacacaacctaagccacaaccatcatacccatacacaacatctcaaaacccaaacatcatagaacaacaaaatcacactagggttgagagtcttaccacacccaaggtccaaggagacaagattaaccttctccttcaagagagttgggtcctataacatcaaagaacccaaaatctcaacattttacccataaAACTCGAAattaagggctggaatttcaaACAGCAActcgtggcttacctcaagattgattgtatgggttttgtagagctctccgcggtgaacgcgtggccgtaaacggagcggcaatcggagctctagatcagaagttatggtggtttgaagatcaagtgagagaaagaacttgagagagtgctcttcctcccctctcttcaatttcagcgtgagtttgagtgttgtgaggagagagagtgctgaaaactagggttttggttaagttatgttgggccaagggcccactttgggtccggttggcccggtttggcccgttcggtccaatcttggtccaaattctataaaattggtaccgaaattctcgtctcagtctcctctatcacatttagccataaaaatcacattttaggctttctagaataaattctcatttatgggttaattaacTGGGTTTTACAATAGGCAGCAGCATAGACAGTTGAAAATGGACTTGATTGAACACATATGGCAATTTCACAATGCTTGTCGTCAACTATAGAGGTTAACTATGTTTTTCTTTgtattaagtaattttacaaattagtgtaatcccgaattatatattgtatattattattatatatgaatttttttaatattaatatattttaatagtgaattatttttgaatttataaatttaaataatattattaaaaaagtaactacattaatttaaattaattaattaaatgagACTACAACAGGGACTAAAGTTAGTTCCTCTTAATGGAGAAGAGAGATGCTTTGAGTTCCTATTTACTGTTTATGATGCAAGAGCTAATGTGGAGTTACTTTTTATGACAGGTGGGTCATAAATAGAGATTGGGATGAGTTCCCTTCTGAAGATAATCTAAATGAATCTATTTGATAAAACCATtgtttattcatttatttatttttacaatTGTGAATCAGTTTAGTTATTTCACATCTCTTGTTTAATTTTGACATTATatcattataaatattttttaaattatttttctatataattaAGCAGGATAATTTTGAAGATATTGATAAAAATTAACTTGTTTATCATGATGGTTTATTGGCAAATATGAAATAATGTAGAGAACTGATAGATGTATGATTGATTAATCTTTTATTAGAAAATACTTATGTAGGATATAATATCTTAGTTTTTCGTAGtttattaatagtaaactattAGTGGTCTCATGCATATTTTGATATGAGTATGCTTAATTTAGCGTGAGATGTATGAatattcaaaattatgttcATTCTAATACTTTTagttcattataattatattttgttcaaaaatcatttttattatttaaagaaattatttagtattattatgtattttttttattttataatatataactaatttaattaaaaataaaaaattatatatgtaatcatattactaaatattaagttgtacaaaaaaaactattagaatatatatatatatatatatatgcaggTTAGTTATGTAGTTAGATGTGGCGGTAGTCCGCACGCATATGCAGTTGCAGAAATGTAAATATGGAAACACTAAAATGAAGAACtgaataaaagattttattgaATGTattgaaaagggagaagagggaAGAAGAGCTGGAGAGCTTACAAGGGGAACTCTCAGAGCGTCTCTCACTAACTTCTCTCTATGTTTTTGTAAAATGAAAAGGGTGCCTTACAATGAAAGCGTGGCCTCCTTTTATAGTTGAGAAAATTACTGTTTCTACAGTGCCGGTTATGTTAACCGGTACTATTGGTACAGTACAAGTTGATACAATTTTGTTTTCTGCAAATTTGGCTTAAGATCTAATCTTCTCCTAAATTGATTCCAAAGCAATCGTCTTCATTTTGATTGTAATCACTTGATGACTCTTCTGAGGGAGTAGGATCATCTTTGTGTTTTTTATCTTCATCGATCATCTGCATGATTTGTTGAAGGTGTCTTGCTAAGGTTTCTTTTGATTGGGGCCCTGCAAGGGCTGCTGCAATTTGGGCTTTCTGGTTGAGGAATACTGATTCTTCATGGTCGAATGGTTTGGTGAACTTGGGGTGCTCTTTGAACCAATTTCGAACTTTTTCTGGATGAGCCATGGCGGCATCAAACTGAGACCACCATTTTACAAAGGCATTCCTTTGAAGCATAGGTAGTGCTTTTGGATGTTCTTGTTTGCCGTACCTGTACTACCATGAGAATACCCAGGCCAGGgagaaaacagagaaaaattGAAGATCTGCAGGAATGCTTGTTTCCTGTTGGTCAAATTTTTTCGTGAAAATTTTGAACCCCTCATCGGCAGGTGGGGGCAAGATTTCTGGTAGAGGACCAAAGTAATCCCACCATTGGGAGAACCAATTTGGGAATTGATAATTGGTGTTTTTCTTGAAATAGATGAGCCAAGAATGTCTGTTCTGATTATTTTGTAACCAAAATACTCTTGTCCAGGCATCCACATAATCCCAATAAGAATATCCTATCGGGTCATAAGGATTagagaatttttttgtattgtttgGGTTTTTACCAAATTGATTAGGGGTGAGTACTTTTAGAATTTGAATGGTTGAATGAGTTATGTTGGTGGCATCTTTAGGATCTTTGTAATGCTTTATTGAGACTGAATCTGAATCCACTAGTATGAATTCATAAAACTGTCTGGTTTTGTTCAAGACTGTTGGTCTAAAATGGAATCCTGGTGGAAAGACTTTAGGAATAACTTTAAAAGGTGATTTTTCCCAAAATTCAGGTTCCATTAGAAGGACAGATGAGAACTTGTTTTTTGAAATGtatgtggt
This window contains:
- the LOC130975201 gene encoding uncharacterized protein LOC130975201; amino-acid sequence: MAEGHGFPSMLGSIDCMHWQWKNCLKAWKDQSPVFDNILNDRAPEINYTINGNNYTMGYYLADDIYSEWAKFIKSISKPQGEKRKLFAQYQGQRKDVERTLGVLQARFAIIRDPDRFWEKKKIANIIRVCIILHNMIVEDERDTCVENFAQDLEYDNVEKGLSQPQLGEKDFAPYHQFLQRNAQLRNRWVINRDWDEFPSEDNLNESI